A genomic stretch from Desulfolutivibrio sulfodismutans DSM 3696 includes:
- the feoB gene encoding ferrous iron transport protein B translates to MSQAHIRAAMSGQPNCGKSTMFNAITGGSARVGNYPGITVDRLEGTYRKNGYEIKLVDLPGTYSLTSYSMEEVVARNVIVDEHPDVVINMVDATALERSLYLAVQFMEIGAPLVLGLNMMDEVKRNGVAIDTKKLSQLLNVPVVACTARLGQGREELMAEVVQLAKDTKGLWKPIRLSYGPDLDPILERMAKRIEEEGFMTGRHDPRWVAIKYLEGDELVIEAGRAAGPLSAELEAVCAEAEKTTRLNSNTTPDAIIADWRYGFINGLLKQGVVTGGDELRRNMSDNIDRVVTHKLLGPLIMAGMLWAMFYITFTLGAYPQGWIEDGFTALSDLGTTYIPEGYVQSLIVNGIIGGVGAVIGFTPLILIMFAMLVFLEDLGYMARVAYMMDKVMRIFGLHGMSVMPLIMSGGIPGGCAVPGVMCARTLRSPRERLATILTAPFMVCGAKTTAYLMLVAAFFPQSPTGAMFAVVIAAWAFVLLVSRLLRWTVVKGESTPFVMEIPPYRLPTLRGVAVHTLERVWQYVKKAGTVILAVSIVMWAVMTFPELPEDTVASFDARRSIAEEQVKTANPQATGEDLDKLVSDAQTPITDEQNEAALQYSVGGSVGSFLKPVTDLAGFPWQANIALIGAFAAKEVFVSTMATAYSMGEVDPEDATSLSDRLAADPAWTLPAILSVFVFMLLYTPCMVTVVCIAKESNWKWALFSVGGSMAFAFVMAVVVFHTTKLFV, encoded by the coding sequence ATGTCACAGGCCCATATCCGCGCGGCCATGTCCGGCCAGCCCAATTGCGGCAAATCCACCATGTTCAACGCCATCACCGGCGGTTCGGCCAGGGTCGGGAACTATCCCGGCATCACCGTGGACCGTCTGGAGGGAACCTACCGGAAAAACGGCTATGAAATAAAACTGGTGGATCTCCCCGGCACCTATTCCCTGACCTCCTATTCCATGGAAGAAGTGGTGGCCAGAAACGTCATCGTGGACGAACATCCCGACGTGGTCATCAACATGGTGGACGCTACGGCCCTGGAGCGCAGCCTGTATCTGGCGGTGCAGTTCATGGAGATCGGCGCCCCCCTGGTCCTTGGCCTGAACATGATGGACGAGGTCAAGCGCAACGGCGTGGCCATCGACACCAAAAAGCTCTCCCAGCTTTTAAACGTCCCGGTGGTGGCCTGCACGGCCAGGCTTGGGCAGGGCCGCGAGGAGCTCATGGCCGAGGTGGTGCAGCTGGCCAAGGACACCAAGGGCCTGTGGAAGCCCATCCGCCTGTCCTACGGCCCGGACCTGGACCCGATCCTGGAGCGGATGGCCAAGCGCATTGAGGAAGAGGGGTTCATGACCGGCCGACACGACCCGCGCTGGGTGGCCATCAAATACCTCGAGGGCGACGAACTGGTCATTGAGGCCGGCCGGGCCGCCGGCCCCCTGTCCGCCGAGTTGGAGGCCGTCTGCGCCGAGGCGGAAAAAACCACCCGCTTAAACAGCAACACCACCCCCGACGCCATCATCGCCGACTGGCGCTACGGCTTCATCAACGGTCTGCTCAAACAGGGCGTGGTCACGGGTGGCGACGAGCTGCGGCGCAACATGTCCGACAACATCGACCGCGTGGTCACCCACAAGCTCCTCGGGCCGCTGATCATGGCCGGGATGCTGTGGGCCATGTTCTACATCACCTTCACCCTGGGGGCCTACCCACAGGGCTGGATCGAGGACGGCTTCACAGCCCTCTCCGACCTCGGGACCACCTACATCCCCGAAGGCTACGTCCAGTCCCTGATAGTGAACGGCATCATCGGCGGCGTGGGCGCGGTCATCGGATTCACCCCGCTGATCCTCATCATGTTCGCCATGCTCGTGTTCCTGGAAGACCTGGGCTACATGGCGCGTGTGGCCTACATGATGGACAAGGTCATGCGTATCTTCGGCCTGCACGGCATGTCGGTCATGCCGCTGATCATGTCCGGCGGCATCCCCGGCGGCTGCGCCGTGCCAGGCGTCATGTGCGCCCGCACCCTGCGCAGCCCCCGCGAACGCCTGGCCACCATCCTCACCGCCCCGTTCATGGTCTGCGGGGCCAAGACCACGGCCTACCTCATGCTCGTGGCCGCGTTTTTCCCGCAAAGCCCCACCGGGGCCATGTTCGCCGTGGTCATTGCGGCCTGGGCCTTCGTGCTGCTCGTATCGCGGCTTTTGCGCTGGACCGTGGTCAAGGGCGAAAGCACCCCGTTCGTCATGGAGATTCCCCCCTACCGCCTGCCCACCCTGCGCGGCGTGGCCGTGCATACCCTGGAGCGGGTCTGGCAGTACGTAAAAAAGGCCGGAACCGTGATCCTGGCCGTGTCCATCGTCATGTGGGCGGTCATGACCTTTCCGGAACTGCCCGAGGACACGGTAGCCAGCTTCGACGCCCGCCGCTCTATCGCCGAGGAGCAGGTCAAGACGGCCAATCCCCAGGCCACGGGCGAGGATCTGGACAAGCTCGTCTCCGACGCCCAGACCCCCATCACCGACGAACAAAACGAGGCGGCCCTACAGTATTCCGTGGGCGGCAGCGTGGGCAGTTTCCTCAAACCCGTCACGGATCTGGCCGGATTTCCCTGGCAGGCCAACATCGCGCTCATCGGGGCGTTTGCGGCCAAGGAGGTCTTCGTCTCCACCATGGCCACGGCCTATTCCATGGGCGAGGTCGACCCTGAAGACGCCACGTCCTTAAGCGACCGGCTGGCCGCCGATCCGGCCTGGACGCTTCCGGCGATCTTAAGCGTCTTCGTCTTCATGCTGCTGTATACCCCGTGCATGGTCACGGTGGTGTGCATCGCCAAGGAATCCAACTGGAAGTGGGCGCTTTTTTCCGTGGGCGGCTCCATGGCCTTCGCCTTCGTGATGGCGGTCGTGGTCTTCCACACCACCAAGCTATTCGTGTAA
- a CDS encoding FeoA family protein, which produces MVMSMRKMSVNQCGQIRQVTASGEMGRRIRDMGLVPGTDLMVVGRAPLQDPVALRMKGFTLSLRNSEADFITVEAK; this is translated from the coding sequence ATGGTCATGTCGATGAGAAAAATGTCCGTCAACCAATGCGGCCAGATCCGCCAGGTCACGGCCAGCGGCGAGATGGGACGCCGCATCCGGGACATGGGCCTGGTTCCGGGCACGGACCTGATGGTGGTCGGGAGGGCCCCCCTCCAGGATCCGGTGGCCTTGCGCATGAAGGGCTTCACCCTCTCGCTTCGCAACAGCGAAGCCGATTTCATTACCGTGGAGGCCAAATAG
- a CDS encoding GGDEF domain-containing protein: MNPMETTNDETQQTLKDANSRTRVCVKRFIPKILLDGWDAVGRMVEKVSVKAKMAVVLFCVMIVPTAVILYLVESHASRDTALYLAAYLAAALALLSPLAGFLSRFLVIKDIREINAFCMEVKRGNYAVRFDLPMEDEEEHDILRLKRNLDWMTHLIGSRETRLRVELEKTDTTKKMFEELSNRDPLTGLGNRRQFETRIRELACRARHTGHPFHLMLIDCDKFKQVNDVHGHQTGDMVLTLLGTIIRESVREQVDGCYRLGGDEFGILLPTRDTEAARVVGERIRTRFAASQQYGCTVSIGGAAYRPPTGPCPDADEELRDLVARSDKVVYAVKKIGGDRVTLE, from the coding sequence ATGAACCCCATGGAAACCACGAACGACGAAACGCAGCAAACACTGAAGGATGCCAATTCCCGGACCAGGGTCTGCGTGAAACGGTTTATCCCCAAGATTCTCCTTGACGGCTGGGACGCCGTCGGCAGGATGGTGGAAAAAGTGAGCGTCAAAGCAAAAATGGCCGTGGTCCTGTTTTGCGTGATGATTGTCCCCACCGCGGTCATTTTATACCTGGTGGAATCCCATGCATCGCGGGACACGGCCCTGTATCTGGCGGCCTATCTGGCGGCCGCCCTGGCCCTGCTCAGTCCGCTGGCCGGATTCCTCAGCCGCTTTTTGGTCATTAAAGACATCCGCGAGATCAACGCCTTTTGCATGGAGGTCAAGCGCGGCAACTACGCGGTTCGATTCGACCTTCCCATGGAAGATGAGGAGGAGCACGACATCCTGCGCCTCAAGCGCAACCTGGACTGGATGACCCATCTGATCGGCTCCCGGGAGACCCGGCTTCGGGTGGAGTTGGAAAAGACCGACACCACCAAAAAAATGTTCGAGGAACTCTCCAACCGCGATCCCCTCACAGGACTCGGCAACCGCCGCCAGTTCGAGACCCGCATCCGCGAACTGGCCTGCCGCGCCCGCCATACCGGCCACCCCTTCCACCTCATGCTCATCGACTGCGACAAGTTCAAGCAGGTCAATGACGTGCATGGCCACCAGACCGGAGACATGGTTCTGACCCTGCTTGGGACCATCATTCGCGAATCCGTCCGGGAACAGGTGGATGGGTGCTACCGGCTCGGCGGGGACGAATTCGGCATCCTGTTGCCCACGCGCGACACCGAGGCCGCGCGCGTAGTCGGGGAGCGCATCCGCACCCGTTTCGCCGCATCGCAACAGTACGGTTGCACGGTGAGCATCGGCGGCGCAGCCTATCGGCCGCCCACAGGGCCCTGCCCCGACGCGGATGAAGAACTGCGCGACCTTGTCGCCCGAAGCGACAAGGTAGTGTACGCCGTAAAAAAAATCGGCGGCGACCGGGTTACCCTGGAGTAA
- a CDS encoding HD-GYP domain-containing protein: MYLDNTDGPDLDRRTKLCDFASRVSESALCLPHMVHQLAESLGWAIDAKDPCTWSHSEDVARVSRRLALAMGLSREMAEVVHVAGHLHDMGKIGVPDMVLTKPTSLTREEWAMIRAHPVVGARIVSPIARMNETGVTGMILSHHERYDGRGYPDGLCGQAIPLGARIIAVADSLSAMLQRRPYRESIPFDQARDEILRCRETQFDPLVVDAFSDIADSLEAHFRSDRQPCFPGPEARLSGHPSPCEARPGAASQDAQK, from the coding sequence ATGTACCTGGACAATACGGACGGGCCGGACCTCGACCGTCGAACGAAGCTGTGCGACTTCGCCTCGCGTGTATCGGAATCCGCCCTGTGTCTGCCTCATATGGTTCACCAACTCGCCGAATCCCTTGGTTGGGCCATCGACGCCAAGGATCCCTGCACCTGGTCCCATTCCGAAGATGTGGCCCGGGTTTCCCGACGCCTGGCCCTGGCCATGGGCCTTTCCCGGGAGATGGCCGAGGTCGTGCATGTGGCCGGCCATCTGCACGACATGGGAAAGATCGGCGTCCCGGACATGGTTCTGACCAAGCCCACGTCCCTGACCCGGGAGGAATGGGCCATGATCCGCGCCCATCCCGTGGTGGGGGCGCGCATCGTATCGCCCATCGCCCGGATGAATGAAACCGGGGTCACGGGCATGATTCTCTCCCACCACGAGCGGTACGATGGTCGCGGCTATCCCGACGGCCTGTGCGGCCAGGCCATCCCCCTCGGGGCGCGCATCATCGCCGTGGCCGACAGCCTCTCCGCCATGTTGCAGCGGCGGCCCTACCGGGAGTCCATCCCCTTCGACCAAGCCCGCGACGAAATCCTGCGCTGTCGGGAAACCCAGTTCGATCCCCTGGTGGTGGACGCCTTTTCGGACATCGCCGACAGCCTCGAAGCCCACTTCAGAAGCGACCGGCAACCCTGTTTCCCAGGCCCGGAGGCGCGCCTTTCTGGCCATCCGTCCCCCTGTGAAGCAAGGCCGGGCGCCGCCAGCCAGGATGCCCAGAAATGA
- a CDS encoding tetratricopeptide repeat protein gives MGTADRIILLKQNGKEAFNKGRYEDALYYLGMAADRARLIGAPLQEADIRNIIGLVFRDLGNPSQAEIHFKLALSLIEKKAGDDAPLYSDVTANLKNLHNAAEM, from the coding sequence ATGGGTACGGCTGATCGCATCATCCTTCTCAAGCAAAACGGGAAGGAGGCCTTCAACAAGGGTCGTTACGAAGACGCCCTGTATTACCTGGGGATGGCGGCGGATCGGGCCAGACTGATCGGCGCCCCGCTGCAGGAGGCGGACATCCGCAACATCATAGGCCTGGTCTTTCGGGATCTGGGCAATCCGTCCCAGGCGGAGATCCATTTCAAACTGGCCCTGTCGCTCATCGAGAAAAAGGCCGGGGACGACGCCCCCCTGTATTCCGACGTCACGGCCAACCTGAAGAATCTGCACAACGCCGCGGAAATGTGA
- a CDS encoding DUF2325 domain-containing protein, protein MCASLIGGMDRLKRDYIEAAKEGGVTLKCFTGKERGIAAQIGESDLVIVFTNKVSHEARREAAKAAKSRNIPLRMLHSCGVSSLRDCLRAE, encoded by the coding sequence ATGTGCGCATCGCTTATCGGCGGAATGGACCGGCTCAAGCGCGATTATATCGAGGCCGCAAAAGAGGGCGGCGTGACGCTCAAATGCTTCACCGGCAAGGAACGCGGCATCGCGGCCCAGATCGGCGAATCCGACCTGGTCATCGTCTTTACCAACAAGGTGTCCCACGAAGCCCGGCGCGAAGCGGCCAAGGCCGCCAAATCCCGCAACATCCCCCTGCGTATGCTGCACTCCTGCGGCGTCTCCTCCCTGCGGGATTGTCTGCGCGCCGAATAA
- a CDS encoding TetR/AcrR family transcriptional regulator, with amino-acid sequence MDRKSTRREQASAETRRLILAAAKELYLEKGYRQAPSRELARRAGVAEGTVFAHFPDKASLLAAALHEDLEQTVGRAVASLPPRDAPCRDRLLHLAGALYAYYAENPELSRALVKESLFLGGDWGERVRDAVLGFVSLVSAIVEEAKAQGEYAPDVDAALAGKAFFAAYYLELVGGLSGPGFDPAQVRNDLEAQIRMWERGLVNG; translated from the coding sequence ATGGACAGAAAATCCACGCGCAGGGAGCAGGCCTCTGCGGAAACGCGCAGGCTCATTTTGGCGGCCGCCAAGGAACTGTATCTGGAGAAAGGCTATCGGCAGGCGCCGTCCCGGGAATTGGCGCGGCGGGCCGGGGTGGCCGAGGGCACGGTGTTCGCCCATTTTCCGGACAAGGCCAGCCTGCTGGCTGCGGCGTTACATGAGGATCTCGAGCAGACCGTCGGCCGCGCCGTGGCCAGCCTGCCGCCACGGGATGCCCCCTGCCGGGACAGGCTGCTGCATCTGGCCGGGGCATTGTATGCCTATTATGCCGAAAATCCCGAGCTCTCGCGCGCCCTGGTCAAGGAGTCGCTCTTTCTTGGCGGTGACTGGGGAGAGCGGGTCCGGGATGCTGTCCTGGGGTTTGTGTCCCTCGTGAGCGCCATTGTGGAGGAGGCCAAGGCTCAGGGAGAATACGCCCCGGACGTGGACGCCGCCTTGGCCGGGAAGGCCTTTTTCGCCGCCTATTATCTGGAGCTTGTGGGCGGTCTGAGCGGGCCGGGGTTTGATCCGGCTCAGGTCCGAAACGATCTGGAGGCCCAGATTCGTATGTGGGAGCGGGGACTTGTCAACGGTTGA